From Vitis vinifera cultivar Pinot Noir 40024 chromosome 14, ASM3070453v1, a single genomic window includes:
- the MYBA6 gene encoding transcription factor MYB1 has protein sequence MLLLVIVDYRLRTTKLFMDGPSGVRKGAWTREEDVLLRTCIEKYGEGKWHQVPFRSGLNRCRKSCRLRWLNYLRPDIKRGKFKTDEVDLIIRLHKLLGNRWALIAGRLPGRTSNDVKNYWNTHLSKKFFGKAVKDVADKTAKVTVIKPRPRTFNKNLSYLKGKAAKESDVQSADHTLSKPYSTPPLSEDGISWLDSLFSGKEGHKESTCFRNGSGKESISSFWDEEISAATKVGETFVEENESDWNHFSFDMDLWDLLNA, from the exons ATGCTCTTACTGGTTATAGTTGATTACAGGTTACGTACTACTAAGTTGTTTATGGACGGCCCTTCAGGAGTGCGGAAAGGTGCATGGACAAGGGAAGAAGATGTTCTGCTAAGGACGTGCATTGAAAAGTATGGAGAGGGAAAGTGGCATCAGGTTCCTTTCCGATCGG GGTTGAACCGCTGCCGGAAAAGCTGTAGACTGAGGTGGTTGAACTATCTGAGGCCAGATATCAAGAGAGGAAAATTCAAGACCGATGAAGTTGATCTCATTATAAGGCTTCACAAGCTGTTGGGCAACAG ATGGGCATTGATTGCTGGTAGGCTTCCGGGAAGAACTTCAAACGATGTAAAGAATTACTGGAACACCCACCTCAGCAAGAAGTTCTTTGGTAAAGCGGTTAAAGATGTAGCTGACAAGACAGCCAAAGTCACCGTTATCAAGCCTCGTCCTCGGACCTTCAATAAGAACCTATCTTATTTAAAAGGAAAAGCAGCAAAAGAAAGTGATGTCCAATCAGCAGATCATACTCTTAGCAAACCATATTCAACGCCACCTCTGTCAGAGGATGGAATTTCATGGTTGGACAGCTTATTTTCTGGCAAGGAAGGCCATAAAGAAAGCACATGTTTCAGAAATGGATCAGGGAAGGAATCCATTTCAAGCTTCTGGGATGAGGAAATTTCAGCAGCTACGAAAGTAGGGGAGACTTTTGTTGAAGAGAACGAAAGTGACTGGAACCACTTCTCTTTCGATATGGACCTTTGGGATCTTTTAAACGCGTGA